From Sceloporus undulatus isolate JIND9_A2432 ecotype Alabama chromosome 6, SceUnd_v1.1, whole genome shotgun sequence, one genomic window encodes:
- the SNX10 gene encoding sorting nexin-10 isoform X1 has protein sequence MAPKQEEQEFVTVLVRDPQLQREDFWHSYIDYEIFIHTNSMCFTRKTSCVRRRFREFVWLRQRLQSNAVLIQLPELPSKTPFFNTNNPQHVDQRRQGLQEFLQKILQNPLLLSDSRLHLFVQTQLSPEDIEACVSGHTKYSVAEAIHEFACLKRKFPVEHKEIKKEENSADSDSESSSSGLGHSSDDSNSHGCKGSTVPEEP, from the exons GAATTTGTAACTGTCTTGGTTCGAGATCCCCAGCTGCAAAGGGAAGACTTTTGGCATTCGTATATAGACTATGAAATCTTCATTCAT ACAAACAGCATGTGTTTTACAAGGAAAACATCTTGTGTCCGGCGGCGCTTTAGAGAATTTGTGTGGCTTCGGCAGAGACTTCAGAGCAATGCAGTGTTAAT aCAATTGCCAGAACTTCCATCCAAAACTCCTTTTTTTAACACAAATAATCCCCAACATGTAGATCAACGTCGTCAAGGTTTACAAGAGTTTCTTCAAAA gatcctCCAGAATCCACTACTGCTTTCAGACAGCCGACTTCACCTCTTTGTACAAACCCAGCTGAGTCCAGAAGACATTGAGGCATGTGTATCAGGACATACAAAATATTCTGTTGCTGAAGCGATCCACGAGTTTGCCTGCTTGAAACGGAAGTTTCCTGTAGAACACAAAgagataaaaaaagaagaaaattctgCGGATTCAGATTCTGAAAG TTCATCCTCCGGGCTTGGACACAGCAGTGATGATAGCAATTCACACGGATGTAAAGGAAGCACAGTTCCTGAGGAACCCTGA
- the SNX10 gene encoding sorting nexin-10 isoform X2 → MCFTRKTSCVRRRFREFVWLRQRLQSNAVLIQLPELPSKTPFFNTNNPQHVDQRRQGLQEFLQKILQNPLLLSDSRLHLFVQTQLSPEDIEACVSGHTKYSVAEAIHEFACLKRKFPVEHKEIKKEENSADSDSESSSSGLGHSSDDSNSHGCKGSTVPEEP, encoded by the exons ATGTGTTTTACAAGGAAAACATCTTGTGTCCGGCGGCGCTTTAGAGAATTTGTGTGGCTTCGGCAGAGACTTCAGAGCAATGCAGTGTTAAT aCAATTGCCAGAACTTCCATCCAAAACTCCTTTTTTTAACACAAATAATCCCCAACATGTAGATCAACGTCGTCAAGGTTTACAAGAGTTTCTTCAAAA gatcctCCAGAATCCACTACTGCTTTCAGACAGCCGACTTCACCTCTTTGTACAAACCCAGCTGAGTCCAGAAGACATTGAGGCATGTGTATCAGGACATACAAAATATTCTGTTGCTGAAGCGATCCACGAGTTTGCCTGCTTGAAACGGAAGTTTCCTGTAGAACACAAAgagataaaaaaagaagaaaattctgCGGATTCAGATTCTGAAAG TTCATCCTCCGGGCTTGGACACAGCAGTGATGATAGCAATTCACACGGATGTAAAGGAAGCACAGTTCCTGAGGAACCCTGA